The following proteins are co-located in the Polymorphospora rubra genome:
- a CDS encoding MarR family winged helix-turn-helix transcriptional regulator, translating to MIGVMTRWLDPDEQRTWRAFLTASRALMETLDRELQRDAAMPHAYYEILVRLSEAPGRRLRMSELADASGSSRSRLSHAVARLEEAGWVRRENCPTDRRGQLAVLTDHGFEVLAAAAPGHVEGVRSHLFDPLTPAQVDQLRRISEAIIDHLQPDRPA from the coding sequence ATGATCGGGGTCATGACCCGCTGGCTGGACCCCGACGAACAACGCACCTGGCGCGCGTTCCTCACCGCCTCCCGCGCACTGATGGAGACCCTCGACCGGGAACTGCAACGCGACGCCGCCATGCCGCACGCCTACTACGAGATCCTCGTCCGGCTCTCCGAGGCACCCGGGCGGCGGCTACGGATGAGCGAACTCGCCGACGCGAGCGGTTCGTCGCGCAGCCGGCTCTCGCACGCCGTCGCCCGGCTGGAGGAAGCCGGCTGGGTACGCCGGGAGAACTGCCCCACCGACCGGCGCGGCCAGCTCGCCGTCCTCACCGACCACGGCTTCGAGGTGCTGGCCGCCGCCGCACCCGGCCACGTCGAAGGGGTGCGCAGCCACCTGTTCGACCCACTCACCCCGGCCCAGGTCGACCAGTTGCGCCGGATCAGCGAGGCAATCATCGACCACCTCCAACCGGATCGCCCGGCATAA
- a CDS encoding VOC family protein: MFEVGPGAAPSPAGRGTVGLYHLAWEVDTLDELEATMVRLVGADALVGSSDHGTTKSLYGKDPDGLEFEIVWLIPRDLLDQEALDARRRIRPLDLGREKQRYGGQTRGGVGISVPA; this comes from the coding sequence CTGTTCGAGGTCGGCCCGGGCGCCGCCCCGTCACCGGCCGGCCGGGGCACCGTCGGCCTCTACCACCTGGCCTGGGAGGTCGACACCCTCGACGAACTCGAGGCCACCATGGTCCGCCTGGTCGGGGCGGACGCCCTGGTCGGCAGCTCCGACCACGGCACGACCAAGAGCCTGTACGGCAAGGACCCCGACGGGCTGGAGTTCGAGATCGTCTGGCTGATCCCCAGGGACCTGCTCGACCAGGAAGCCCTCGACGCCCGCCGGCGCATCCGCCCGCTCGACCTCGGCCGCGAGAAGCAGCGGTACGGCGGCCAGACCCGCGGCGGCGTCGGCATCTCCGTGCCGGCCTGA
- a CDS encoding potassium channel family protein, translated as MSTRPLLTHPAVTCALIVAIFYLVPVEPGVAGVRLVLRGIGSVLVLLLVAWLVSAQIRRQIAAPQPAGGVAGLAVAIVAGLVIFALADYVIAISGPDQFASLRTKTDALYFALATLATVGYGDIHPSGQLAKVVVMLQMAFNLVVLATGASIFIDLLTDRIRKRSAG; from the coding sequence ATGTCCACTCGACCCCTGCTCACCCATCCGGCGGTCACCTGCGCCCTGATCGTGGCGATCTTCTACCTGGTGCCGGTCGAGCCCGGCGTCGCCGGCGTCCGGTTGGTGCTGCGTGGCATCGGGTCGGTGCTGGTCCTGCTGCTGGTGGCCTGGCTCGTCAGCGCGCAGATCCGCCGGCAGATCGCCGCCCCGCAACCCGCCGGCGGGGTGGCCGGGCTCGCCGTCGCGATCGTCGCCGGCCTGGTGATCTTCGCGCTCGCCGACTACGTCATCGCCATCTCCGGCCCCGACCAGTTCGCCAGCCTGCGGACCAAGACCGACGCGCTCTACTTCGCGCTGGCCACCCTCGCCACCGTCGGGTACGGCGACATCCACCCCAGCGGGCAACTGGCGAAGGTCGTGGTGATGCTGCAGATGGCGTTCAACCTCGTGGTGCTCGCCACCGGCGCGTCGATCTTCATCGACCTGCTCACCGACCGGATCAGGAAGCGCTCGGCCGGATGA
- a CDS encoding DUF4236 domain-containing protein — protein sequence MGLMFRKRKKYGPFILNFTENGFSSWSIKIGRWSWNSRAKAHRVDLPGPLSWKQDKARSR from the coding sequence ATGGGCCTGATGTTCCGCAAGCGCAAGAAGTACGGGCCGTTCATCCTCAACTTCACCGAGAACGGGTTCTCGTCGTGGAGCATCAAGATCGGCCGGTGGTCGTGGAACTCGCGGGCGAAGGCGCATCGCGTGGACCTGCCCGGCCCGCTGTCGTGGAAACAGGACAAGGCACGTAGTAGATGA
- a CDS encoding flavin reductase family protein: MTAADLARVDADLFRSVLRRQAASVTVVTAAGDPPAGFTATSFTSVSLKPPLVSFCLGRDSSSWPTVERAGHLAVHLLAEGQEDVARVFATSGIDRFATHTGWHSGPHGVPILDGALAWLLCRPVQRIPAGDHTIVVAEPLVGRHDLDGDPLVYHAGRYAALAEEPGVNLL; this comes from the coding sequence GTGACCGCTGCCGACCTCGCTCGCGTCGACGCCGATCTGTTCCGTTCCGTCCTGCGCCGGCAGGCCGCGTCCGTCACCGTGGTGACGGCCGCCGGTGACCCGCCCGCCGGCTTCACCGCCACCTCGTTCACCTCGGTCTCCCTCAAGCCGCCACTGGTCTCGTTCTGCCTCGGCCGCGACTCGTCGAGCTGGCCCACCGTCGAACGGGCCGGGCACCTCGCCGTGCACCTGCTCGCCGAAGGGCAGGAGGACGTCGCCCGGGTCTTCGCCACCAGCGGGATCGACCGCTTCGCCACCCACACCGGCTGGCACAGCGGACCGCACGGGGTGCCGATCCTCGACGGGGCCCTGGCCTGGCTGCTCTGCCGGCCGGTGCAGCGCATCCCGGCCGGCGACCACACGATCGTGGTCGCCGAGCCGCTCGTCGGCCGGCACGACCTCGACGGCGATCCGCTGGTCTACCACGCGGGGCGGTACGCCGCCCTCGCCGAGGAGCCGGGCGTCAACCTGCTGTGA
- a CDS encoding RrF2 family transcriptional regulator — protein MQISARGDYAVRAALALAAAHPSLMSAQAIAQEQDMPRKFLEAVLADLRRSGIVRAQRGAEGGYTLAQPPRDITVGAILRAVDGPLAGVRGLRPEETRYEGPAENLPRLWVAVRAAIREVVDEVSLAELVSGKMPAHVRKLTTRPDAWEPR, from the coding sequence GTGCAGATCTCCGCGCGTGGCGACTATGCGGTCAGGGCGGCGCTCGCCCTGGCGGCTGCCCATCCCTCGCTGATGTCCGCCCAGGCGATCGCCCAAGAGCAGGACATGCCTCGCAAGTTTCTCGAAGCGGTGCTGGCCGACCTGCGTCGTAGCGGCATCGTGCGTGCCCAGCGGGGCGCCGAGGGCGGCTACACGCTGGCCCAGCCGCCGCGTGACATCACGGTCGGCGCGATCCTGCGCGCCGTCGACGGCCCGCTCGCCGGCGTACGCGGGCTGCGTCCGGAGGAGACCCGCTACGAGGGGCCGGCGGAGAACCTGCCCCGACTGTGGGTCGCGGTCCGGGCGGCGATCCGTGAGGTGGTCGACGAGGTCAGCCTGGCCGAGCTGGTCAGCGGCAAGATGCCGGCCCACGTACGCAAGCTCACCACCCGCCCGGACGCCTGGGAACCCCGCTGA
- a CDS encoding helix-turn-helix transcriptional regulator, with amino-acid sequence MVRFGQPDGGTRSTAAPPGLAGITTTTLREIRSGEVYPTPVLLDRHMLTLVTVGHGGHDIDFETHHCRPGTLLRARPGQVVRLGDQPGLDAAVVYWREGTVHVDDPYGPTRWQLAGEDEDAVINEVSQLVVDCQRHRSGERAAALLRHQLTVLLLRIALLPTDGGTGLTGATPPTGATPPLGGSSPAGATVPDGASAAGTFARLCAEVERSYARTRRVEDYARRLDCSVRTLTRACLAVTGRSAKQIVDDRVALQARRLLAATDLSIADVGRRLGFPEPTNFGRFFQREVGRSPGAFRAELHRTPALRVPRQRQPLATATRWDPVP; translated from the coding sequence ATGGTCCGTTTCGGTCAGCCCGACGGCGGCACACGTTCGACCGCCGCGCCTCCCGGCCTGGCCGGGATCACCACAACTACCCTGCGTGAGATTCGCTCCGGCGAGGTGTACCCGACGCCGGTGCTGCTCGACCGGCACATGCTGACCCTGGTCACGGTCGGCCACGGCGGCCACGACATCGACTTCGAGACCCACCACTGCCGGCCGGGCACCCTGTTGAGGGCCCGGCCCGGCCAGGTGGTCCGCCTCGGTGACCAGCCGGGGCTCGACGCCGCCGTCGTCTACTGGCGTGAGGGCACGGTCCATGTCGACGACCCGTACGGGCCGACCCGGTGGCAGCTCGCCGGCGAGGACGAGGACGCGGTGATCAACGAGGTCAGCCAGCTGGTGGTGGACTGCCAGCGGCACCGCTCCGGTGAGCGGGCCGCCGCGCTGCTGCGTCACCAGCTCACCGTGCTGCTGCTGCGGATCGCGCTGCTGCCGACCGACGGTGGCACCGGCCTGACCGGCGCCACTCCGCCGACCGGTGCCACTCCCCCACTCGGCGGCAGTTCCCCGGCCGGCGCCACCGTTCCGGACGGCGCCTCGGCGGCCGGGACCTTCGCGCGACTGTGCGCGGAGGTCGAGCGGTCGTACGCGCGGACCCGCCGGGTGGAGGACTACGCCCGGCGGCTGGACTGCTCGGTGCGTACTCTGACCCGGGCCTGCCTGGCGGTGACCGGCCGCAGCGCGAAACAGATCGTGGACGACCGGGTGGCGTTGCAGGCCCGGCGGCTGCTCGCGGCGACCGACCTGTCGATCGCCGACGTCGGCCGCCGGCTGGGATTTCCCGAGCCGACGAACTTCGGGCGGTTCTTCCAGCGGGAGGTCGGCCGCAGCCCCGGCGCGTTCCGGGCCGAGCTGCACCGGACGCCGGCGCTACGGGTGCCGAGACAGCGCCAGCCGCTGGCGACGGCGACGCGATGGGATCCCGTGCCGTGA
- a CDS encoding SsgA family sporulation/cell division regulator: MSVIRPTTVEVETSLRLVAPDATALPVRASLRYDPADPYAVHILFHAESAGGEAVSWSFARELLVTGLDEPAGIGDVRVWPWATPRGDFAALALSSPDGNALFEVPRSVLVRFLRRTYVVVPRGRETEHLDVDTAVNRLLAGR, from the coding sequence ATGAGTGTCATCCGACCGACGACCGTCGAGGTCGAAACGTCGTTGCGGCTCGTCGCGCCTGATGCCACCGCGTTGCCGGTGCGTGCCAGTCTGCGCTACGACCCAGCGGACCCGTACGCGGTCCACATCCTGTTCCACGCCGAGTCCGCCGGCGGCGAGGCGGTGAGCTGGTCTTTCGCCCGGGAGTTGCTCGTCACCGGGCTTGACGAGCCTGCCGGGATCGGCGACGTGCGGGTCTGGCCCTGGGCCACCCCGCGCGGCGACTTCGCCGCTCTTGCCCTTTCTTCACCTGATGGGAACGCACTGTTTGAAGTGCCCCGAAGTGTCCTGGTCCGGTTCCTGCGCCGGACGTACGTCGTGGTGCCGCGCGGTCGCGAGACCGAGCACCTGGACGTCGACACCGCGGTCAACCGGTTGCTGGCCGGCCGCTGA
- a CDS encoding TIGR02611 family protein, whose translation MPRQEGRDRQPDGAPSAPGSAPEPATVVVDAAVTGRRGRLRTTLDLIRSNPTGRAALRIFIGVTGAIVVIIGLILVPLPGPGWLIVIGGLAIWAVEFHWARRLLAFTRKHVTSWTRWVTRQSLLVRGAIALACFVFVSAVVWLSVKLGLGIDLVATVLKYIATN comes from the coding sequence GTGCCGCGTCAGGAAGGCCGCGACCGGCAACCGGACGGCGCGCCGTCGGCGCCCGGATCCGCGCCGGAACCCGCCACCGTCGTCGTCGACGCCGCCGTGACCGGCCGACGCGGACGCCTGCGCACCACCCTGGACCTGATCCGGTCCAATCCCACCGGTCGCGCCGCCCTGCGGATCTTCATCGGCGTCACCGGCGCCATCGTCGTCATCATCGGCCTGATCCTCGTGCCGCTGCCCGGCCCCGGCTGGCTGATCGTCATCGGCGGCCTCGCCATCTGGGCCGTCGAGTTCCACTGGGCCCGCCGCCTGCTCGCCTTCACCCGCAAACACGTCACCTCCTGGACGCGCTGGGTGACCCGACAGTCGCTGCTGGTGAGAGGGGCGATCGCGCTCGCCTGCTTCGTCTTCGTCAGCGCCGTGGTCTGGCTGTCGGTCAAGCTCGGCCTCGGCATCGACCTGGTGGCCACCGTCCTGAAGTACATCGCGACCAACTGA
- a CDS encoding tyrosine-type recombinase/integrase — protein MPGRTRANGEGSIFPYRNGLAAYVWVTKPDGKRTRKYVYGKTRELVHDKWISLHRQAKQGPVATSVPTVDTFLSYWLTEIIEPHRAPLTYATYETFVRRYITPGLGTKRLDRLRPREVQTWLNQVARTCQCCAQGKDAARPKDRRRCCAVGRCCQAVPSTRTVSDIRAALRAALGHAQAEELITRNPAVPVTVATVRRRRGKAWSSDEARRFLESARHDEDPLYAAYALVLVVGLRKGEALGLTWTDVDLDGGELTVGRQLQRVRGRLLHRDTKTQASEATLPLPDICGTALRLRKAQRDGARDSAGKAWQESDLVFTTRYGTPIEPRNFQRSWQSRCIKAGVRPITVHDARRTCATLLADLDVHSRVAMRVLRHARFSVTMEVYTQVSSTATRDALRRLGAALDG, from the coding sequence ATGCCCGGCCGTACCCGCGCCAACGGCGAAGGCTCGATCTTCCCGTACCGCAACGGCTTGGCCGCGTACGTCTGGGTCACCAAGCCGGACGGCAAGCGGACCCGCAAGTACGTCTACGGCAAGACCCGCGAACTCGTCCACGACAAGTGGATCAGCCTGCATCGGCAGGCGAAACAGGGACCGGTGGCCACCAGCGTCCCGACCGTCGACACGTTCCTCTCCTACTGGCTGACCGAAATCATCGAGCCGCACCGGGCACCGCTGACCTACGCCACCTACGAGACGTTCGTCCGCCGCTACATCACCCCCGGCCTCGGCACCAAGCGGCTCGACCGGCTCCGGCCACGCGAGGTACAGACCTGGCTCAACCAGGTGGCCCGGACCTGCCAGTGCTGCGCGCAGGGCAAGGACGCCGCCCGCCCGAAGGACCGGCGCCGCTGCTGTGCCGTCGGTCGCTGCTGCCAGGCGGTCCCGTCGACACGTACGGTCAGCGACATCCGGGCCGCGCTGCGGGCTGCCCTCGGTCATGCCCAGGCCGAAGAACTCATCACCCGCAACCCGGCCGTACCGGTCACCGTGGCAACCGTCCGTCGCCGCCGGGGCAAGGCGTGGTCGAGCGACGAGGCCCGCCGGTTCCTGGAGTCCGCCCGACATGACGAGGACCCGCTGTACGCCGCGTACGCCCTGGTCCTCGTCGTCGGCCTCCGCAAGGGCGAAGCGCTCGGACTCACCTGGACCGACGTCGACCTCGACGGAGGTGAGTTGACCGTCGGCCGGCAACTGCAACGGGTACGCGGCCGGCTGCTGCACCGCGACACCAAGACGCAGGCGTCAGAGGCGACACTCCCGCTGCCCGACATCTGTGGAACGGCACTCAGACTGCGGAAGGCACAGCGCGACGGCGCGCGGGATTCGGCCGGAAAGGCGTGGCAGGAATCCGACCTCGTATTCACCACCCGATATGGCACGCCGATCGAGCCACGCAACTTTCAGCGTTCCTGGCAGTCCCGGTGCATCAAAGCCGGCGTACGGCCGATCACCGTCCACGACGCGCGGCGTACTTGCGCCACGCTGCTGGCCGACCTCGACGTCCACTCCAGAGTGGCGATGCGGGTGCTCCGGCACGCCCGGTTCTCGGTGACGATGGAGGTCTACACGCAGGTGTCGTCGACCGCGACCCGGGACGCGCTACGCCGGCTCGGAGCGGCTCTGGACGGCTGA
- a CDS encoding excisionase family DNA-binding protein, translating to MSRDLTPRWYSPAEVAVLLGFGLSKVKMKIATGELRSIKDGKYRRILPEWVDDYVRDQVARQEAA from the coding sequence ATGAGCCGTGACCTCACCCCACGCTGGTACTCCCCCGCCGAGGTCGCCGTCCTGCTCGGCTTCGGCCTGTCCAAGGTCAAAATGAAGATCGCCACCGGTGAGCTGCGGTCCATCAAGGACGGCAAGTACCGCCGCATCCTGCCCGAATGGGTCGACGACTACGTCCGCGACCAGGTAGCACGGCAGGAGGCCGCCTGA
- a CDS encoding replication initiator, with protein MPTTLDLYRPGVAAGLDAQAMHRAATTPDYFGWLAHTSAAGGCTRPIRLTGTLTTVDPTTGRVLHDRHTDDLPDRTLYKACGNRRAAQCPDCAWVYAGDAFQVVRCGLSGGKGVPASVARHPIVFATFTAPSFGTVHHRHIPSHTCRDRRRCDCRPAPCHARRTAATCRHGRPAACFARHDTDDQQLGQPLCLDCYDHDHQVVWNHFSGELWRRTKQAIERHLAALCRRRGIRPVRTVGSTGRVRTVPPVRVAHGKVAEMQRRGAVHFHVLLRLDGVDPDDRAALVPPPAGITVDDLAAAVHTAARQITATAPPHRDRPEGWLVAWGTQTDVRRLDSTTEITGRSVAGYLAKYATKSTEITGHCSTRLTPDTVGDYADPDGNHLARLIDACWRLGRPIHNATNTDTASSEHRQDAVDSGYAGLRQWAHMLGFGGHFLTKARRYSVTFGQLRDTRAAYRRTEEDSADTVTVGTLSFAGSGWLTEGDALLANTAAIRRRECRRAGRQELDAQLAGAAA; from the coding sequence ATGCCCACCACACTCGACCTGTACCGGCCCGGTGTCGCCGCCGGCCTGGACGCCCAGGCCATGCACCGTGCCGCCACCACACCGGACTACTTCGGCTGGCTCGCGCACACCAGCGCTGCCGGCGGCTGCACTCGTCCGATCCGCCTGACCGGCACGCTCACCACCGTCGACCCGACCACCGGCCGGGTGCTGCACGACCGGCACACCGACGACCTGCCGGACCGCACGCTCTACAAAGCTTGCGGCAACCGCCGCGCCGCACAGTGCCCCGACTGCGCCTGGGTCTACGCCGGCGACGCCTTCCAGGTCGTCCGCTGCGGCCTGTCCGGCGGCAAGGGCGTACCCGCCTCCGTCGCCCGGCACCCAATCGTCTTCGCCACCTTCACCGCCCCCTCCTTCGGAACGGTCCACCACCGGCACATCCCGAGCCACACCTGCCGCGACCGGCGGCGCTGTGACTGCCGGCCCGCACCGTGCCACGCCCGACGTACCGCCGCCACCTGCCGACACGGACGACCCGCGGCCTGCTTCGCCCGCCACGACACCGACGACCAGCAGCTCGGCCAGCCGCTCTGCCTCGACTGCTACGACCACGACCACCAGGTCGTCTGGAACCACTTCTCAGGCGAACTCTGGCGACGCACGAAACAGGCCATCGAACGCCACCTCGCCGCGCTCTGCCGCCGACGCGGCATCCGGCCGGTCCGGACCGTCGGAAGTACCGGGCGGGTGCGGACCGTCCCACCGGTCCGGGTCGCGCACGGCAAGGTCGCCGAGATGCAGCGCCGAGGCGCGGTGCACTTCCACGTCCTGCTCCGCCTCGACGGCGTCGACCCGGACGACCGCGCTGCCCTGGTACCGCCACCGGCCGGCATCACCGTCGACGACCTGGCCGCCGCCGTACACACCGCCGCGCGGCAGATCACCGCCACCGCCCCGCCGCACCGGGACCGGCCGGAGGGCTGGCTGGTGGCCTGGGGCACCCAGACCGACGTACGCCGGCTCGACTCCACCACTGAGATCACCGGCCGATCGGTGGCCGGCTACCTCGCCAAGTACGCCACCAAGTCCACCGAGATCACTGGCCACTGCTCCACCCGACTCACCCCGGACACCGTCGGCGACTACGCCGACCCGGACGGCAACCACCTGGCCCGCCTCATCGACGCCTGCTGGCGCCTCGGACGCCCCATTCACAACGCGACCAACACAGACACGGCAAGCAGCGAACACCGTCAAGACGCCGTTGACAGCGGCTATGCCGGGCTGCGGCAGTGGGCGCACATGCTCGGCTTCGGCGGCCACTTCCTCACCAAGGCCCGCCGCTACTCCGTCACCTTCGGCCAGCTCCGCGACACCCGCGCCGCCTACCGTCGTACCGAAGAAGACAGCGCCGACACCGTCACCGTCGGGACGCTCAGCTTCGCCGGCTCCGGCTGGCTGACCGAGGGCGACGCCCTGTTGGCCAACACCGCCGCCATCCGGCGACGGGAGTGCAGACGCGCCGGCCGGCAGGAACTCGATGCCCAGCTCGCCGGGGCCGCCGCATGA
- a CDS encoding ParA family protein has product MKTIAFYNHKGGVGKTTLLFNMGLALTRQGNKVLFVDGDAQANLTSISLRDEQIDRAYREGRTIYHGLAPLVEGTGDIAHIRPLKIRNLAWVLPGHIRLSVFEEIAPEGWIGALAANPRGYRVSTAVQRLMKQVAESVDADYILLDLGPNVGAFNRAAILGADGFVIPMAPDLFSLTALPSVGESVSRWVEEWKIALGASTRRPLSLGFDLPIGQPSPLGYISQQFAVYREQPAEAYRKWISQIPGEYQSGVVEALKSVGVACPSGEGQIGEVRNLSSLIPMAQRNRSAVFELSGSEARGAQFTRAKDTLELFTDLAVKMVDRLDEVVAIDDSAGI; this is encoded by the coding sequence TTGAAGACGATCGCGTTCTACAACCACAAGGGTGGGGTAGGTAAGACCACTCTTCTGTTCAACATGGGGCTTGCGTTAACCCGGCAGGGTAATAAAGTGCTGTTTGTTGATGGTGACGCTCAAGCCAACCTTACCAGTATAAGCCTCCGAGATGAACAAATTGATCGTGCCTACCGGGAAGGTAGGACCATCTATCATGGGCTGGCGCCGCTGGTGGAGGGTACCGGCGATATTGCGCACATCCGCCCCCTGAAGATTCGCAACCTTGCGTGGGTCCTTCCTGGTCATATTCGGCTCAGTGTCTTTGAAGAGATAGCCCCAGAAGGATGGATCGGTGCTCTCGCCGCCAATCCGCGCGGATATCGTGTTAGCACTGCCGTGCAACGCCTCATGAAACAGGTGGCGGAATCTGTTGACGCGGATTACATCCTATTGGATTTAGGGCCAAATGTTGGTGCATTTAATCGAGCTGCAATTCTTGGTGCGGACGGATTCGTTATACCGATGGCGCCCGACCTATTCTCGCTGACTGCGCTTCCAAGTGTGGGTGAAAGTGTCAGTCGATGGGTTGAAGAGTGGAAGATCGCGTTGGGGGCCTCTACTCGCCGCCCACTCAGTCTTGGATTTGACTTGCCGATCGGTCAACCGTCGCCGCTGGGGTATATTAGTCAGCAGTTTGCGGTTTACCGGGAGCAGCCGGCAGAAGCTTACCGTAAATGGATTTCTCAGATACCGGGAGAATATCAGAGTGGCGTGGTTGAGGCGCTGAAGAGTGTTGGTGTGGCTTGCCCGTCAGGTGAAGGGCAGATTGGTGAGGTTCGGAACCTTTCAAGTCTCATACCAATGGCTCAACGTAACCGATCGGCTGTATTCGAGTTGTCGGGCTCCGAGGCGCGAGGGGCCCAGTTTACTCGCGCGAAAGATACGCTGGAACTCTTTACTGACCTAGCGGTCAAGATGGTCGATCGACTCGATGAGGTTGTTGCAATTGACGATAGCGCTGGTATTTGA
- a CDS encoding PIN domain-containing protein, which translates to MRLLQLTIALVFDTCVLPQRGSISSNIFFSVLFQISRIRGYRLLISEMTQVESLGYRRRAASAALDDLRSAIREAAKYFEADEVSYYLPSEDDVIQRWEDELSSFELIPIAGEDAIAALRREADRIPPARATPDGSAVGSRDAAIWLSVRRFHLSGGAEQVTYFVSSNSTDFGAKSNKRLLRSELLEELRDARDRFFYFPNLSSLVESFADKLATLDISREYLRSLQENLQIDSLIAASARRMIPSSSECETVGDRIALVDAQEKSAFGVDGNRLSLLLVEFDFFILLRNENGYLTSKYGGQARIWLYDANGVATVELDQLRPMTHVETVVLDSVLDALGGDGSSGSVEGVGPQALGD; encoded by the coding sequence ATGAGGTTGTTGCAATTGACGATAGCGCTGGTATTTGACACCTGCGTGCTACCTCAACGGGGTAGCATCAGTAGCAACATATTCTTTTCGGTACTCTTCCAGATCTCTCGAATCCGAGGTTATCGGCTATTAATAAGTGAAATGACCCAGGTTGAGTCACTCGGATACCGAAGGCGGGCGGCGTCTGCCGCGCTAGATGATCTACGGTCCGCAATACGGGAAGCTGCAAAGTACTTCGAAGCGGATGAGGTCAGCTACTACCTGCCGAGTGAGGACGATGTTATTCAGCGCTGGGAGGATGAGCTATCCTCTTTCGAGCTGATCCCAATCGCTGGGGAAGATGCGATTGCTGCGCTCAGGCGGGAAGCGGATAGGATTCCTCCTGCGCGCGCTACGCCCGACGGATCTGCCGTTGGGAGTAGGGATGCTGCAATTTGGTTGTCGGTCAGGCGTTTTCATCTCAGTGGCGGCGCCGAGCAGGTTACCTACTTTGTTTCAAGTAACTCTACAGATTTCGGTGCTAAGTCGAATAAGCGACTACTGCGATCGGAGCTTCTGGAAGAGTTGCGCGACGCTCGTGACCGATTCTTCTATTTTCCGAATCTTAGCTCTCTCGTCGAGAGCTTCGCGGATAAACTTGCGACTTTAGATATTTCCCGTGAGTATCTGCGGAGCCTCCAGGAGAATCTCCAAATAGATTCATTGATAGCGGCGTCCGCGCGTCGGATGATTCCCTCGAGTTCCGAGTGTGAGACTGTCGGCGACAGGATCGCATTGGTTGATGCGCAGGAGAAGAGTGCTTTTGGTGTTGACGGAAACAGGTTGTCGCTACTGTTGGTAGAGTTCGATTTTTTTATCCTCCTGCGAAATGAGAATGGTTACCTCACGAGTAAATATGGTGGTCAGGCTAGGATCTGGTTATATGACGCCAATGGAGTCGCCACTGTTGAGCTTGATCAGTTAAGGCCGATGACCCACGTAGAAACTGTCGTTCTCGATTCCGTGCTTGATGCTCTGGGTGGCGACGGTTCTTCTGGCTCGGTGGAGGGTGTGGGGCCGCAAGCGTTGGGTGACTAA